In Entomomonas moraniae, one DNA window encodes the following:
- a CDS encoding aldo/keto reductase, with protein sequence MKTSLHGLARALGSTGISVSPIGLGTVKIGRDKGVKYPQHFTIPDDDAVRKLLATAHELGINTLDTAPAYGNSEERLGQLLTNRNEWIIVSKAGETFADGVSQFDFTAEHITASIERSLKRLKTDYIDVLLIHSDGNDLPIANDLVLWEQLETLKSKGLIRAFGLSGKTVEGGISALQKSDCAMVTFNLNEQSEKPVLTYAEQQNKGIFVKKALASGHVCNNAERSPLEESFDLVFSQPAVASAIIGTINLDHLKQNVEIAVNSLTR encoded by the coding sequence GAAAACCTCATTACATGGCTTAGCTAGGGCATTGGGATCAACAGGAATAAGTGTCTCACCTATTGGCTTGGGAACTGTCAAAATAGGCCGTGATAAAGGGGTTAAGTATCCACAGCATTTTACTATCCCTGACGATGATGCCGTGAGGAAGCTATTAGCAACGGCGCATGAGTTAGGGATTAATACGCTTGACACGGCACCCGCTTATGGTAATAGTGAGGAGCGTTTAGGTCAGTTATTAACAAATCGTAATGAGTGGATTATTGTCAGCAAAGCCGGTGAAACTTTTGCTGATGGTGTTTCTCAATTTGATTTTACGGCAGAGCATATTACGGCATCGATTGAGCGTAGTTTAAAACGTTTAAAAACTGATTATATTGATGTGTTGCTGATTCATTCTGATGGTAATGACTTGCCCATCGCAAATGATTTGGTTTTATGGGAGCAATTAGAGACTTTAAAATCAAAAGGGCTCATTAGAGCTTTCGGTCTTTCTGGTAAAACAGTTGAAGGAGGGATAAGTGCATTACAAAAGAGTGATTGTGCTATGGTAACCTTTAACTTAAATGAGCAGAGCGAGAAGCCTGTTTTAACGTATGCAGAGCAACAAAATAAAGGTATTTTTGTTAAGAAAGCCTTAGCCAGCGGACATGTGTGTAATAATGCAGAGAGATCACCATTAGAAGAAAGTTTTGATTTGGTTTTTTCTCAGCCTGCCGTGGC